From the Accumulibacter sp. genome, one window contains:
- a CDS encoding TniB family NTP-binding protein: MDEYPIIDLSHLLPAAQGLARLPADERVQRIRADRWIGYPRAVEALNRLETLYAWPNKQRMPNLLLVGPTNNGKSMIIEKFRRTHPASSDADQEHIPVLVVQMPSEPSVMRFYVALLAAMGAPLRPRPRLPEMEQLALALLRKVGVRMLVIDELHNVLAGNSVNRREFLNLLRFLGNELRIPLVGVGTRDAYLAIRSDDQLENRFEPMMLPVWEDNDDCCSLLASFAASLPLRRSSPIATADMARYLLARSEGTIGELAHLLMAAAIAAVESGEEAINHRTLSMADYTGPSERRRQFERELM, encoded by the coding sequence GTGGACGAATATCCCATTATCGACCTGTCTCACCTGCTGCCGGCGGCGCAGGGTCTGGCCCGTCTGCCAGCGGACGAGCGCGTGCAGCGTATCCGCGCCGACCGCTGGATTGGCTACCCCCGCGCGGTCGAAGCGTTGAACAGGCTGGAAACGCTGTATGCGTGGCCGAACAAACAACGCATGCCCAACTTGCTGCTGGTTGGCCCGACCAACAACGGCAAGTCGATGATCATCGAAAAGTTCCGGCGCACGCATCCGGCCAGTTCTGACGCCGACCAGGAACACATCCCGGTGCTGGTCGTGCAGATGCCGTCCGAACCGTCGGTGATGCGCTTCTATGTCGCGCTGCTCGCCGCGATGGGTGCGCCACTGCGTCCGCGCCCACGGTTGCCGGAAATGGAGCAACTGGCGCTGGCACTGCTTCGCAAGGTCGGGGTGCGCATGCTGGTCATCGACGAGCTGCACAACGTCCTGGCCGGCAACAGCGTCAACCGTCGGGAATTTCTCAACCTGCTGCGTTTCCTCGGCAACGAGTTGCGCATCCCGCTGGTCGGGGTCGGCACGCGCGACGCCTACCTGGCGATCCGTTCGGATGACCAGTTGGAAAACCGCTTCGAGCCGATGATGCTGCCGGTGTGGGAGGACAACGACGATTGCTGTTCGCTGCTGGCCAGCTTCGCCGCCTCGCTCCCGCTGCGGCGATCCTCGCCGATTGCCACGGCGGACATGGCCCGTTACCTGCTCGCGCGCAGCGAGGGCACCATCGGCGAGCTGGCGCACCTGCTGATGGCGGCGGCCATTGCCGCCGTGGAGAGCGGCGAGGAAGCGATCAACCACCGCACGCTCAGCATGGCCGATTACACCGGCCCCAGCGAGCGGCGACGCCAGTTCGAGCGGGAATTGATGTGA
- a CDS encoding TniQ family protein has product MKPAPRWPLHPAPKEGEALSSWLNRVALCYHMEVPDLLEHDLGHGHVDDLDTVPPLSLLAMLSQRSGIELDRLRSMSFAGWVPWLLDSLDDQIPDALETYAFQLSVLLPRLRRKTRSITSWRAWLPSQPIHRACPLCLNDPENQAVLLVWKLPLMLSCPLHGCWLESYWGVPGRFLGWENADAAPRTASDPIAAMDRRTWQALTMGYVELPRRRIHAGLWFRLLRTLLDELNTPLSACGTCAGYLRQVWESCGHPLRAGQSLWRPYETLNPAVRLQMLEAAATAINLIEVRDISPPGEQAKLFWSEPQTGFTSGLPTKAPKPEPINHWQRAVQAIDEAIIEARHNPETARSLFALASYGRRDPASLEQLRATFAEEGIPPEFLSHYEPDEPFACLRQNYGLSDKF; this is encoded by the coding sequence GTGAAGCCGGCACCACGCTGGCCGCTGCATCCCGCCCCGAAAGAAGGCGAGGCGCTGTCCTCATGGCTCAACCGCGTGGCCCTTTGCTATCACATGGAGGTGCCCGACCTACTGGAGCACGATCTTGGTCACGGCCACGTCGATGACCTAGACACCGTGCCACCACTCTCGCTGCTGGCGATGCTTTCCCAACGGAGCGGCATCGAGCTGGACCGGCTGCGCAGTATGAGCTTCGCCGGCTGGGTGCCTTGGCTACTGGACAGCCTTGATGATCAGATTCCAGACGCATTGGAAACCTATGCGTTTCAGCTCTCGGTGCTGCTGCCAAGACTCCGCCGTAAGACGCGATCCATCACGAGCTGGCGTGCCTGGCTCCCCAGCCAGCCGATACACCGCGCCTGTCCGCTCTGCCTGAACGATCCGGAGAACCAAGCCGTACTGCTCGTGTGGAAGCTGCCCCTGATGCTGAGCTGCCCGCTGCATGGCTGCTGGCTGGAATCCTATTGGGGCGTGCCAGGGCGTTTTCTCGGCTGGGAGAATGCCGATGCCGCCCCACGCACCGCCAGCGACCCGATTGCGGCGATGGACCGGCGCACCTGGCAGGCGCTGACCATGGGGTATGTGGAGCTGCCGCGCCGGCGCATCCACGCCGGATTGTGGTTTCGGCTGCTACGCACGCTGCTCGATGAGCTGAACACCCCACTTTCCGCGTGTGGAACCTGCGCGGGGTATCTCCGCCAAGTCTGGGAAAGCTGCGGGCATCCGCTGCGTGCTGGGCAAAGTCTGTGGCGACCGTATGAAACCCTGAACCCGGCAGTACGATTGCAGATGCTGGAGGCGGCGGCAACGGCAATCAACTTGATTGAGGTGAGGGACATAAGCCCGCCAGGCGAGCAGGCAAAGCTATTCTGGTCCGAGCCCCAAACCGGGTTCACCAGCGGCCTACCGACGAAAGCGCCGAAGCCAGAACCCATCAATCACTGGCAGCGTGCAGTCCAGGCCATCGACGAGGCCATCATTGAAGCGCGGCACAACCCCGAGACGGCACGCTCGCTGTTCGCGTTGGCTTCCTATGGTCGGCGCGACCCGGCTTCCTTGGAACAGTTGCGCGCCACCTTCGCGGAGGAAGGCATCCCTCCGGAATTTCTGTCACATTATGAGCCTGATGAACCCTTTGCATGTCTTAGACAAAATTACGGGTTAAGTGACAAATTTTGA
- a CDS encoding recombinase family protein, which produces MLIGYMRVSKADGSQSTNLQRDALIAAGVSLAHLYEDLASGRRDDRPGLAACLKALREGDTLIVWKLDRLGRDLRHLINTVHDLTARSVGLKVLTGHGAAVDTTTAAGKLVFGIFAALAEFERELISERTVAGLISARARGRKGGRPFKMTAAKLRLAMASMGQPETKVGDLCEELGITRQTLYRHVSPKGELRPDGVKLLSLGSAA; this is translated from the coding sequence GTGCTGATCGGCTACATGCGGGTATCGAAGGCGGACGGATCCCAGTCCACCAATTTGCAACGCGATGCGCTCATCGCCGCTGGTGTGAGCCTTGCGCACCTTTACGAGGATCTGGCCTCGGGCAGGCGCGATGATCGCCCAGGGTTGGCTGCTTGCCTGAAGGCGCTTCGTGAAGGGGACACGCTGATCGTGTGGAAGCTCGATCGGCTTGGCCGTGATCTGCGCCACCTGATCAACACCGTGCACGACCTAACTGCGCGTAGCGTGGGCCTGAAGGTCCTGACCGGTCACGGTGCGGCGGTCGACACGACGACTGCCGCCGGCAAGCTTGTGTTCGGTATTTTTGCCGCGCTGGCCGAGTTCGAGCGTGAGTTGATTTCCGAGCGAACAGTCGCTGGACTTATCTCGGCGCGCGCTCGCGGCAGGAAAGGGGGGCGCCCCTTCAAGATGACCGCCGCCAAGCTACGCCTGGCGATGGCCAGCATGGGGCAACCGGAAACCAAGGTGGGCGATCTCTGCGAAGAACTCGGGATTACCCGGCAGACGCTCTACCGGCACGTGTCGCCCAAGGGCGAACTGCGGCCAGACGGCGTAAAGCTGCTCTCCCTCGGTTCAGCCGCATAA